A stretch of the Papaver somniferum cultivar HN1 chromosome 6, ASM357369v1, whole genome shotgun sequence genome encodes the following:
- the LOC113289717 gene encoding ubiquitin carboxyl-terminal hydrolase 15-like isoform X2, with protein sequence MLEPREADIPALFLVFVVFPLVTYILLGKWNEAAKKKERIDLLAQLAAEEALRAAEAMATATVIYPVDISPKPNFHPCARCFGPATTSCSKCKSVRYCSGKCQIVHWRHGHKQECQMLEMASSNLSSKPTPYEGSFDENVSPNENLNSRAYASDDKHAMHNNAPFYRSHLPAAAPLTTASMSRSNQDLPNAEETLFGFVAESLKDRATNSSLPFPNPAKSATSRHEIVNDDSGASAEEIPRRHSTNSRPASGRERTGPRSGAMRESHKISGQTRNVLEPSTDGSIPSAVYLDPNGRNASNIKLDPSRCSFPEEGPSFNNERVESSTKKISSKGNKSKSKSHFIELQTSSSPKPVPEGPREGQNPRTDRRGCLTNELKISQVSVSTALPAQGSNSIWEMGGMKIPGLRKLSKVHRQEPAGITMDSHKKIKVLFPYEEFIKCFCCEVMDLSPRGLLNCGNSCYANTVLQCLTCTKPLTIYLLRRLHSRHCRKKNWCLMCELEQHVMMLREGGGPLSPNRILSHMQSIGCQMGSGSQEDAHEFLRLLVTSMQSICLEGLGVEKEVDPRLQETTFIQHIFGGRLRSKVKCLRCQHESERYENIMDLTLEILGWVESLQDALTQFTACEDLDGENMYRCGRCAMYVRARKQLSIHEAPNILTIVLKRFQEGKYGKINKCITFPDLLDMIPFMTGTGDSPPLYMLYAVIVHLDTFNASFSGHYVSYVKDLQGTWFRINDTEVQPVSISQVMSEGAYMLFYTRSYPRPPRGSTEKPATLPRIPASVRQGVSKTHKFSSIGQTRPGVYMGHVSPTSTRQVPPMREKFSDSRSFDFSDATSTDWSLFTSSDDSSFTTESTRDSFSTADYSDSVNADPFSSIFNTHPPEYYSQSNISYRRFSHKQQQSRFLSEGKGFVLDSYLTTQPLVSLQSVEIPKQISASSNTELPSF encoded by the exons ATGCTTGAGCCAAGGGAAGCTGATATACCTGCGCTTTTTCTGGTCTTTGTTGTGTTCCCTCTGGTTACTTACATCTTGCTCGGTAAATGGAACGAGGCTGCCAAAAAGAAGGAGAGGATAGATCTTCTTGCTCAATTAGCAGCCGAAGAAGCTCTTCGTGCAGCTGAAGCAATGGCTACTGCTACTGTTATTTATCCTGTTGACATTTCTCCAAAACCCAATTTTCATCCTTGTGCCAGATGCTTTGGTCCTGCTACCACCAGTTGCTCCAAATGCAAGTCTGTTAGATACTG TTCTGGGAAGTGTCAAATAGTTCACTGGAGGCATGGTCACAAGCAAGAATGCCAGATGTTGGAAATGGCTTCCTCAAATTTGTCTTCCAAGCCTACTCCATATGAAGGATCATTTGATGAAAACGTTTCACCAAATGAAAATCTCAACTCACGGGCCTATGCAAGTGATGACAAACATGCTATGCACAACAATGCTCCCTTTTATCGATCAcatcttcctgctgctgctcctctTACTACTGCTTCTATGTCTAGAAGCAACCAAGACCTCCCGAACGCTGAAGAAACCCTATTTGGATTTGTGGCAGAATCGCTGAAAGATCGAGCCACCAATTCATCTTTGCCGTTCCCAAATCCAGCAAAGAGTGCTACTTCGAGACACGAG atagtgaatGACGACTCTGGTGCATCGGCAGAAGAGATTCCTAGAAGGCATAGCACCAATAGTCGTCCCGCCTCTGGCCGTGAACGTACTGGTCCAAGAAGTGGTGCTATGCGCGAAAGTCATAAGATAAGTGGCCAAACTCGAAATGTACTTGAACCAAGTACTGATGGTAGTATCCCCTCTGCAGTTTATTTAGATCCAAATGGGAGAAATGCATCTAATATTAAGCTGGATCCTAGTAGATGTAGTTTTCCCGAGGAGGGACCGTCCTTTAATAATGAAAGAGTGGAATCCTCGACTAAAAAGATCTCAAGCAAAGGAAACAAATCTAAAAGTAAATCACATTTTATAGAGCTCCAAACTTCTTCATCACCAAAACCAGTTCCTGAAGGACCAAGAGAAGGGCAAAATCCAAGGACGGATAGAAGGGGATGCCTAACAAATGAATTGA aaatctcCCAAGTAAGTGTTTCAACGGCGCTCCCTGCCCAAGGAAGCAATAGCATATGGGAAATGGGAGGTATGAAGATACCTGGTCTAAGAAAATTATCGAAAGTGCATAGGCAGGAACCTGCTGGGATTACCATGGATAGTCATAAAAAAATTAAG GTTTTGTTCCCTTATGAGGAATTCATAAAGTGCTTCTGCTGTGAAGTAATGGACCTTTCTCCTAGAGGCCTTTTAAACTGTGGAAACAG TTGCTATGCAAATACTGTGTTGCAATGTTTGACATGCACAAAGCCTCTCACCATCTATCTGCTCCGCAGACTACATTCAAGACACT GCCGGAAGAAAAACTGGTGTCTTATGTGTGAGCTCGAGCAGCACGTGATGATGTTGAGAGAAGGTGGAGGCCCTTTGTCTCCTAATAGAATCCTCTCGCACATGCAAAGTATTGGCTGTCAGATGGGTAGTGGAAGTCAGGAGGATGCTCATGAATTCTTAAG GCTTTTGGTAACATCTATGCAATCAATATGCCTTGAGGGTCTGGGTGTTGAGAAGGAAGTTGATCCAAGATTgcaagaaacaacattcatacaACACATATTTGGTGGCCGTCTTCGGTCAAAG GTCAAGTGTCTGAGGTGTCAGCATGAGTCAGAGCGATATGAAAACATAATGGATCTTACACTTGAGATACTTGGTTGGGTTGAGTCACTGCAAGATGCACTCACTCAATTCACGGCATGTGAGGATTTGGACGGAGAAAACATGTACAGATGTGGAAG GTGTGCCATGTATGTGAGAGCCCGAAAGCAATTGAGTATACATGAGGCGCCAAACATCCTTACGATCGTTTTGAAAAGGTTTCAG GAGGGAAAATACGGCAAAATAAACAAATGCATTACTTTCCCAGACTTGTTGGACATGATACCATTCATGACTGGAACAGGCGATAGTCCTCCCTTGTACATGCTATATGCGGTCATTGTGCATTTGGACACATTTAATGCATCATTTTCTGGGCATTATGTATCGTATGTTAAGGATCTGCAAGGCACATGGTTCAGGATAAATGACACCGAG GTCCAGCCAGTATCAATTAGCCAGGTGATGTCAGAAGGTGCATACATGTTATTCTACACAAG GTCTTACCCACGTCCTCCACGAGGCTCGACTGAAAAACCTGCGACGCTACCCCGTATTCCAGCCTCGGTAAGGCAGGGTGTATCGAAAACTCATAAATTTTCAAGTATAGGGCAAACTAGACCCGGCGTTTATATGGGTCATGTAAGTCCGACATCAACCAGACAGGTCCCACCAATGAGAGAAAAATTTTCAGACTCCAGAAGCTTTGACTTTTCAGATGCGACATCAACCGACTGGTCTCTTTTCACAAGCTCAGATGATTCGTCATTTACTACTGAGAGTACCCGTGATTCATTCAGTACGGCAGATTATTCTGACTCTGTAAATGCTGATCCCTTTTCGTCGATATTCAACACCCACCCAccagaatattattcgcaaagtAACATTTCCTACAGAAGGTTCTCCCACAAGCAGCAGCAGTCGAGATTCCTTTCTGAAGGCAAAGGATTTGTTTTAGATTCATACCTGACAACCCAACCGCTGGTAAGCTTACAGAGCGTAGAGATTCCTAAACAGATAAGTGCCTCTTCTAACACCGAATTACCATCCTTTTAG
- the LOC113289717 gene encoding ubiquitin carboxyl-terminal hydrolase 15-like isoform X1: MLEPREADIPALFLVFVVFPLVTYILLGKWNEAAKKKERIDLLAQLAAEEALRAAEAMATATVIYPVDISPKPNFHPCARCFGPATTSCSKCKSVRYCSGKCQIVHWRHGHKQECQMLEMASSNLSSKPTPYEGSFDENVSPNENLNSRAYASDDKHAMHNNAPFYRSHLPAAAPLTTASMSRSNQDLPNAEETLFGFVAESLKDRATNSSLPFPNPAKSATSRHEIVNDDSGASAEEIPRRHSTNSRPASGRERTGPRSGAMRESHKISGQTRNVLEPSTDGSIPSAVYLDPNGRNASNIKLDPSRCSFPEEGPSFNNERVESSTKKISSKGNKSKSKSHFIELQTSSSPKPVPEGPREGQNPRTDRRGCLTNELIIIFSEISQVSVSTALPAQGSNSIWEMGGMKIPGLRKLSKVHRQEPAGITMDSHKKIKVLFPYEEFIKCFCCEVMDLSPRGLLNCGNSCYANTVLQCLTCTKPLTIYLLRRLHSRHCRKKNWCLMCELEQHVMMLREGGGPLSPNRILSHMQSIGCQMGSGSQEDAHEFLRLLVTSMQSICLEGLGVEKEVDPRLQETTFIQHIFGGRLRSKVKCLRCQHESERYENIMDLTLEILGWVESLQDALTQFTACEDLDGENMYRCGRCAMYVRARKQLSIHEAPNILTIVLKRFQEGKYGKINKCITFPDLLDMIPFMTGTGDSPPLYMLYAVIVHLDTFNASFSGHYVSYVKDLQGTWFRINDTEVQPVSISQVMSEGAYMLFYTRSYPRPPRGSTEKPATLPRIPASVRQGVSKTHKFSSIGQTRPGVYMGHVSPTSTRQVPPMREKFSDSRSFDFSDATSTDWSLFTSSDDSSFTTESTRDSFSTADYSDSVNADPFSSIFNTHPPEYYSQSNISYRRFSHKQQQSRFLSEGKGFVLDSYLTTQPLVSLQSVEIPKQISASSNTELPSF; this comes from the exons ATGCTTGAGCCAAGGGAAGCTGATATACCTGCGCTTTTTCTGGTCTTTGTTGTGTTCCCTCTGGTTACTTACATCTTGCTCGGTAAATGGAACGAGGCTGCCAAAAAGAAGGAGAGGATAGATCTTCTTGCTCAATTAGCAGCCGAAGAAGCTCTTCGTGCAGCTGAAGCAATGGCTACTGCTACTGTTATTTATCCTGTTGACATTTCTCCAAAACCCAATTTTCATCCTTGTGCCAGATGCTTTGGTCCTGCTACCACCAGTTGCTCCAAATGCAAGTCTGTTAGATACTG TTCTGGGAAGTGTCAAATAGTTCACTGGAGGCATGGTCACAAGCAAGAATGCCAGATGTTGGAAATGGCTTCCTCAAATTTGTCTTCCAAGCCTACTCCATATGAAGGATCATTTGATGAAAACGTTTCACCAAATGAAAATCTCAACTCACGGGCCTATGCAAGTGATGACAAACATGCTATGCACAACAATGCTCCCTTTTATCGATCAcatcttcctgctgctgctcctctTACTACTGCTTCTATGTCTAGAAGCAACCAAGACCTCCCGAACGCTGAAGAAACCCTATTTGGATTTGTGGCAGAATCGCTGAAAGATCGAGCCACCAATTCATCTTTGCCGTTCCCAAATCCAGCAAAGAGTGCTACTTCGAGACACGAG atagtgaatGACGACTCTGGTGCATCGGCAGAAGAGATTCCTAGAAGGCATAGCACCAATAGTCGTCCCGCCTCTGGCCGTGAACGTACTGGTCCAAGAAGTGGTGCTATGCGCGAAAGTCATAAGATAAGTGGCCAAACTCGAAATGTACTTGAACCAAGTACTGATGGTAGTATCCCCTCTGCAGTTTATTTAGATCCAAATGGGAGAAATGCATCTAATATTAAGCTGGATCCTAGTAGATGTAGTTTTCCCGAGGAGGGACCGTCCTTTAATAATGAAAGAGTGGAATCCTCGACTAAAAAGATCTCAAGCAAAGGAAACAAATCTAAAAGTAAATCACATTTTATAGAGCTCCAAACTTCTTCATCACCAAAACCAGTTCCTGAAGGACCAAGAGAAGGGCAAAATCCAAGGACGGATAGAAGGGGATGCCTAACAAATGAATTGA ttattattttttcagaaatctcCCAAGTAAGTGTTTCAACGGCGCTCCCTGCCCAAGGAAGCAATAGCATATGGGAAATGGGAGGTATGAAGATACCTGGTCTAAGAAAATTATCGAAAGTGCATAGGCAGGAACCTGCTGGGATTACCATGGATAGTCATAAAAAAATTAAG GTTTTGTTCCCTTATGAGGAATTCATAAAGTGCTTCTGCTGTGAAGTAATGGACCTTTCTCCTAGAGGCCTTTTAAACTGTGGAAACAG TTGCTATGCAAATACTGTGTTGCAATGTTTGACATGCACAAAGCCTCTCACCATCTATCTGCTCCGCAGACTACATTCAAGACACT GCCGGAAGAAAAACTGGTGTCTTATGTGTGAGCTCGAGCAGCACGTGATGATGTTGAGAGAAGGTGGAGGCCCTTTGTCTCCTAATAGAATCCTCTCGCACATGCAAAGTATTGGCTGTCAGATGGGTAGTGGAAGTCAGGAGGATGCTCATGAATTCTTAAG GCTTTTGGTAACATCTATGCAATCAATATGCCTTGAGGGTCTGGGTGTTGAGAAGGAAGTTGATCCAAGATTgcaagaaacaacattcatacaACACATATTTGGTGGCCGTCTTCGGTCAAAG GTCAAGTGTCTGAGGTGTCAGCATGAGTCAGAGCGATATGAAAACATAATGGATCTTACACTTGAGATACTTGGTTGGGTTGAGTCACTGCAAGATGCACTCACTCAATTCACGGCATGTGAGGATTTGGACGGAGAAAACATGTACAGATGTGGAAG GTGTGCCATGTATGTGAGAGCCCGAAAGCAATTGAGTATACATGAGGCGCCAAACATCCTTACGATCGTTTTGAAAAGGTTTCAG GAGGGAAAATACGGCAAAATAAACAAATGCATTACTTTCCCAGACTTGTTGGACATGATACCATTCATGACTGGAACAGGCGATAGTCCTCCCTTGTACATGCTATATGCGGTCATTGTGCATTTGGACACATTTAATGCATCATTTTCTGGGCATTATGTATCGTATGTTAAGGATCTGCAAGGCACATGGTTCAGGATAAATGACACCGAG GTCCAGCCAGTATCAATTAGCCAGGTGATGTCAGAAGGTGCATACATGTTATTCTACACAAG GTCTTACCCACGTCCTCCACGAGGCTCGACTGAAAAACCTGCGACGCTACCCCGTATTCCAGCCTCGGTAAGGCAGGGTGTATCGAAAACTCATAAATTTTCAAGTATAGGGCAAACTAGACCCGGCGTTTATATGGGTCATGTAAGTCCGACATCAACCAGACAGGTCCCACCAATGAGAGAAAAATTTTCAGACTCCAGAAGCTTTGACTTTTCAGATGCGACATCAACCGACTGGTCTCTTTTCACAAGCTCAGATGATTCGTCATTTACTACTGAGAGTACCCGTGATTCATTCAGTACGGCAGATTATTCTGACTCTGTAAATGCTGATCCCTTTTCGTCGATATTCAACACCCACCCAccagaatattattcgcaaagtAACATTTCCTACAGAAGGTTCTCCCACAAGCAGCAGCAGTCGAGATTCCTTTCTGAAGGCAAAGGATTTGTTTTAGATTCATACCTGACAACCCAACCGCTGGTAAGCTTACAGAGCGTAGAGATTCCTAAACAGATAAGTGCCTCTTCTAACACCGAATTACCATCCTTTTAG
- the LOC113289716 gene encoding heme-binding protein 2-like — protein sequence MAANLFKLSALLSLFSTFSSPWAPENNERVSIFPPTCNRIECPSFDVIHVGNGFEIRRYNSSMWMSTAPIDGISYVESTRTGFLQLFDYIQGKNEYKKKIEMTAPVITQISPSDGPFCASSFVVSFYVPKENQANVPPAKGLHVQKWNTKYAAVRQFGGFISGDDELGEEAAALHASLAGSKWSSAVDKSRLSSESAYTVAGYNSPFEFENRVNEIWMMFEMEE from the exons ATGGCTGCTAATCTATTCAAACTCTCTGCTCTTCTAAGTCTCTTTTCAACATTCAGTAGTCCATGGGCACCTGAAAATAATGAAAGAGTGAGCATTTTTCCTCCAACGTGTAATCGAATTGAATGCCCCAGCTTTGATGTTATTCATGTGGGCAATGGTTTTGAAATTCGGAGATATAATTCGTCAATGTGGATGTCTACTGCTCCTATCGATGGCATCTCTTATGTCGAATCAACTAGAACCGGTTTCCTACA GCTTTTCGACTACATTCAAGGGAAGAATGAATACaagaagaaaattgaaatgaCTGCTCCAGTTATCACTCAAATCTCCCCAAGCGACGGGCCATTCTGTGCATCATCATTCGTTGTTAGCTTTTATGTACCTAAAGAGAACCAAGCTAATGTACCTCCAGCAAAAGGCTTACACGTTCAAAAATGGAACACGAAATATGCAGCAGTAAGGCAATTTGGTGGGTTCATATCTGGTGACGATGaacttggagaggaagcagctgCATTGCATGCTAGTCTTGCTGGTTCTAAATGGTCATCTGCTGTGGACAAAAGCAGACTATCTTCAGAATCTGCTTACACTGTGGCAGGCTATAACTCTCCGTTTGAATTTGAGAACAGGGTGAATGAGATATGGATGATGTTCGAGATGGAAGAGTAA
- the LOC113289717 gene encoding ubiquitin carboxyl-terminal hydrolase 15-like isoform X3, with amino-acid sequence MLEPREADIPALFLVFVVFPLVTYILLGKWNEAAKKKERIDLLAQLAAEEALRAAEAMATATVIYPVDISPKPNFHPCARCFGPATTSCSKCKSVRYCSGKCQIVHWRHGHKQECQMLEMASSNLSSKPTPYEGSFDENVSPNENLNSRAYASDDKHAMHNNAPFYRSHLPAAAPLTTASMSRSNQDLPNAEETLFGFVAESLKDRATNSSLPFPNPAKSATSRHEIVNDDSGASAEEIPRRHSTNSRPASGRERTGPRSGAMRESHKISGQTRNVLEPSTDGSIPSAVYLDPNGRNASNIKLDPSRCSFPEEGPSFNNERVESSTKKISSKGNKSKSKSHFIELQTSSSPKPVPEGPREGQNPRTDRRGCLTNELIIIFSEISQVSVSTALPAQGSNSIWEMGGMKIPGLRKLSKVHRQEPAGITMDSHKKIKVLFPYEEFIKCFCCEVMDLSPRGLLNCGNSCYANTVLQCLTCTKPLTIYLLRRLHSRHCRKKNWCLMCELEQHVMMLREGGGPLSPNRILSHMQSIGCQMGSGSQEDAHEFLRLLVTSMQSICLEGLGVEKEVDPRLQETTFIQHIFGGRLRSKVKCLRCQHESERYENIMDLTLEILGWVESLQDALTQFTACEDLDGENMYRCGRCAMYVRARKQLSIHEAPNILTIVLKRFQEGKYGKINKCITFPDLLDMIPFMTGTGDSPPLYMLYAVIVHLDTFNASFSGHYVSYVKDLQGTWFRINDTETLSIYPVRSSQYQLAR; translated from the exons ATGCTTGAGCCAAGGGAAGCTGATATACCTGCGCTTTTTCTGGTCTTTGTTGTGTTCCCTCTGGTTACTTACATCTTGCTCGGTAAATGGAACGAGGCTGCCAAAAAGAAGGAGAGGATAGATCTTCTTGCTCAATTAGCAGCCGAAGAAGCTCTTCGTGCAGCTGAAGCAATGGCTACTGCTACTGTTATTTATCCTGTTGACATTTCTCCAAAACCCAATTTTCATCCTTGTGCCAGATGCTTTGGTCCTGCTACCACCAGTTGCTCCAAATGCAAGTCTGTTAGATACTG TTCTGGGAAGTGTCAAATAGTTCACTGGAGGCATGGTCACAAGCAAGAATGCCAGATGTTGGAAATGGCTTCCTCAAATTTGTCTTCCAAGCCTACTCCATATGAAGGATCATTTGATGAAAACGTTTCACCAAATGAAAATCTCAACTCACGGGCCTATGCAAGTGATGACAAACATGCTATGCACAACAATGCTCCCTTTTATCGATCAcatcttcctgctgctgctcctctTACTACTGCTTCTATGTCTAGAAGCAACCAAGACCTCCCGAACGCTGAAGAAACCCTATTTGGATTTGTGGCAGAATCGCTGAAAGATCGAGCCACCAATTCATCTTTGCCGTTCCCAAATCCAGCAAAGAGTGCTACTTCGAGACACGAG atagtgaatGACGACTCTGGTGCATCGGCAGAAGAGATTCCTAGAAGGCATAGCACCAATAGTCGTCCCGCCTCTGGCCGTGAACGTACTGGTCCAAGAAGTGGTGCTATGCGCGAAAGTCATAAGATAAGTGGCCAAACTCGAAATGTACTTGAACCAAGTACTGATGGTAGTATCCCCTCTGCAGTTTATTTAGATCCAAATGGGAGAAATGCATCTAATATTAAGCTGGATCCTAGTAGATGTAGTTTTCCCGAGGAGGGACCGTCCTTTAATAATGAAAGAGTGGAATCCTCGACTAAAAAGATCTCAAGCAAAGGAAACAAATCTAAAAGTAAATCACATTTTATAGAGCTCCAAACTTCTTCATCACCAAAACCAGTTCCTGAAGGACCAAGAGAAGGGCAAAATCCAAGGACGGATAGAAGGGGATGCCTAACAAATGAATTGA ttattattttttcagaaatctcCCAAGTAAGTGTTTCAACGGCGCTCCCTGCCCAAGGAAGCAATAGCATATGGGAAATGGGAGGTATGAAGATACCTGGTCTAAGAAAATTATCGAAAGTGCATAGGCAGGAACCTGCTGGGATTACCATGGATAGTCATAAAAAAATTAAG GTTTTGTTCCCTTATGAGGAATTCATAAAGTGCTTCTGCTGTGAAGTAATGGACCTTTCTCCTAGAGGCCTTTTAAACTGTGGAAACAG TTGCTATGCAAATACTGTGTTGCAATGTTTGACATGCACAAAGCCTCTCACCATCTATCTGCTCCGCAGACTACATTCAAGACACT GCCGGAAGAAAAACTGGTGTCTTATGTGTGAGCTCGAGCAGCACGTGATGATGTTGAGAGAAGGTGGAGGCCCTTTGTCTCCTAATAGAATCCTCTCGCACATGCAAAGTATTGGCTGTCAGATGGGTAGTGGAAGTCAGGAGGATGCTCATGAATTCTTAAG GCTTTTGGTAACATCTATGCAATCAATATGCCTTGAGGGTCTGGGTGTTGAGAAGGAAGTTGATCCAAGATTgcaagaaacaacattcatacaACACATATTTGGTGGCCGTCTTCGGTCAAAG GTCAAGTGTCTGAGGTGTCAGCATGAGTCAGAGCGATATGAAAACATAATGGATCTTACACTTGAGATACTTGGTTGGGTTGAGTCACTGCAAGATGCACTCACTCAATTCACGGCATGTGAGGATTTGGACGGAGAAAACATGTACAGATGTGGAAG GTGTGCCATGTATGTGAGAGCCCGAAAGCAATTGAGTATACATGAGGCGCCAAACATCCTTACGATCGTTTTGAAAAGGTTTCAG GAGGGAAAATACGGCAAAATAAACAAATGCATTACTTTCCCAGACTTGTTGGACATGATACCATTCATGACTGGAACAGGCGATAGTCCTCCCTTGTACATGCTATATGCGGTCATTGTGCATTTGGACACATTTAATGCATCATTTTCTGGGCATTATGTATCGTATGTTAAGGATCTGCAAGGCACATGGTTCAGGATAAATGACACCGAG ACATTATCGATCTATCCTGTCAGGTCCAGCCAGTATCAATTAGCCAGGTGA